One Sphingobacteruim zhuxiongii DNA window includes the following coding sequences:
- a CDS encoding 3-hydroxyacyl-ACP dehydratase, protein MMNSMLIPDFYSLLPSNISSEHVQAHIKLNAEHPIFQGHFPENPVTPGVCMLQICKELAEEATQKSLTIKSCKNIKFTALINPFTDPEIHIDFQIKSETPTVFKITGHAQFGDTLAFKISALLSA, encoded by the coding sequence ATGATGAATTCTATGCTGATCCCTGATTTTTATAGCTTATTACCCAGTAATATTTCAAGCGAACATGTGCAAGCACATATTAAATTGAACGCTGAGCATCCTATTTTTCAAGGACATTTCCCCGAAAATCCAGTAACTCCAGGGGTCTGCATGTTGCAAATATGTAAGGAATTGGCTGAAGAAGCGACACAGAAATCTTTAACGATTAAATCTTGCAAAAACATCAAATTTACGGCGCTTATAAACCCTTTTACCGATCCTGAAATACATATTGATTTTCAGATTAAAAGTGAAACACCTACTGTATTTAAGATTACGGGGCATGCACAATTCGGAGACACCTTAGCTTTCAAAATTTCAGCTTTGCTTAGCGCTTAA
- a CDS encoding LolA family protein, with protein sequence MDKLSRLIILIFCLLSVTAIGQTKMNNVEAAAFKSKVEQQSKKITSISADFDATRYVSVLKNPVNSTGIFRLKGKKLLWRYHAPQQNAMLFDQDKLLMKDDKGKKSTIDLNKNRRFRQLQRLMTETNMGNVFDEANFNIAYFKESSTISATLTPKNKDLAKFIKQVELTFKNNEHTISSIKIVEKSNDYTLYKLKNKKFNSNISDSEFKL encoded by the coding sequence ATGGATAAGTTATCAAGATTAATAATACTGATATTTTGTCTGCTGAGCGTAACAGCGATTGGGCAAACCAAGATGAATAACGTGGAAGCCGCTGCTTTTAAAAGCAAGGTTGAGCAGCAATCAAAGAAAATAACGAGTATTTCTGCTGACTTTGATGCAACTCGATATGTCTCCGTTTTAAAAAATCCGGTTAACTCGACAGGCATATTTAGACTAAAAGGCAAAAAACTCCTTTGGCGTTATCATGCCCCTCAGCAAAATGCCATGTTGTTTGATCAAGATAAACTATTGATGAAAGACGATAAAGGGAAAAAATCAACTATTGATTTGAACAAAAACCGTCGATTCCGTCAGCTACAACGCTTAATGACAGAAACGAATATGGGGAACGTATTTGATGAAGCGAATTTCAATATCGCCTATTTTAAAGAGTCCTCAACAATATCTGCGACATTAACGCCTAAGAATAAAGATTTAGCAAAGTTTATAAAGCAAGTTGAATTGACATTCAAGAACAACGAGCATACCATCTCTTCAATCAAGATTGTGGAAAAATCCAACGATTATACGCTATATAAGTTGAAAAACAAGAAATTCAATAGCAATATTAGTGATAGTGAGTTTAAATTGTAA
- a CDS encoding polysaccharide deacetylase family protein, which translates to MLKHRYIQVVSIVSCLIVVIGMLFYDWTIYWFVLIGLIALGLTTWGVFDIRLGYFGKTFFKAKDIGENNISLTFDDGPCPYTLQVLDLLDQYKMKATFFCIGKQLTQYPEIAKRIIAEGHSIGNHSYTHKKDIAFSSPKEMEGEIQQTDDMIEKITGQNNSMYRPPFGVTNPNVVKACKAKSKDIIGWNIRSLDTVINNEDRILKRIVPRLKAGDIVLLHDTSQRTVNVLEQLLIKMKELNLQSIPVDRLLKIERNG; encoded by the coding sequence ATGTTAAAACACCGATATATTCAAGTTGTTTCCATTGTTTCATGCCTTATCGTGGTAATTGGTATGTTATTTTATGACTGGACAATCTATTGGTTCGTTTTAATTGGCTTAATAGCCTTGGGCTTAACTACCTGGGGTGTCTTTGATATCCGTTTGGGTTATTTTGGGAAGACATTTTTTAAGGCAAAGGACATAGGAGAAAACAATATCTCATTAACATTTGACGACGGCCCCTGCCCTTACACGCTTCAAGTACTCGATCTGCTCGATCAATATAAGATGAAAGCGACCTTCTTTTGTATCGGCAAGCAATTGACGCAATATCCTGAAATTGCTAAACGCATTATTGCAGAAGGACACAGCATCGGAAACCACAGCTATACGCATAAAAAGGATATTGCTTTTTCAAGCCCTAAAGAAATGGAAGGAGAGATTCAGCAAACCGATGATATGATTGAGAAAATAACTGGACAAAACAATTCAATGTACCGTCCACCATTTGGGGTAACCAATCCAAATGTAGTCAAAGCTTGTAAGGCAAAAAGCAAAGACATTATCGGCTGGAACATACGTTCGCTAGATACGGTCATAAACAATGAAGATCGGATATTAAAGCGGATTGTTCCTAGATTAAAGGCTGGTGATATTGTTTTGTTGCATGATACTTCACAACGCACAGTCAACGTGCTGGAACAGTTGTTGATAAAAATGAAAGAATTGAACTTACAATCAATCCCCGTTGATAGGTTGTTGAAAATAGAAAGAAATGGATAA
- a CDS encoding beta-ketoacyl synthase N-terminal-like domain-containing protein: MERCYINGIGSVGIQALTFNLFNDSPVAINTYNQASHPSYKEIIPAGMLRRMASGVKMGIFAANQAIQEAKIDNLDAIITGTGLGCLQDSEKFLASMLANEEEYLTPTSFIQSTHNTVAAQIALHFQCRAYNFTYVNGANSFESALFDGLQQIEVLEASNVLIGGVEETSSSFDALFQLAGNYKADMTSIDFKQPNSAGACRSEGANFFVLSAKQLPSSYAQLVDVHYFNKPRISAQVEIEEFLNRNQLTSSDIDIVFLGYNADVTQQHYFDIYANLFPRTTLAYYQHISGSFDTASAYGLKVAVEILKNQIVPSYLMYNNIKPIQLKTILLINQSQGLDHSFVLIKSC, from the coding sequence ATGGAACGATGTTATATTAACGGTATCGGCTCAGTAGGGATTCAGGCGCTAACGTTTAATCTTTTCAACGATAGCCCTGTTGCCATAAACACCTATAATCAAGCGAGTCACCCATCATATAAAGAAATTATCCCAGCAGGGATGCTACGCAGGATGGCATCAGGCGTAAAGATGGGGATATTTGCAGCAAATCAAGCAATTCAAGAGGCTAAGATTGATAACTTGGATGCTATTATCACTGGTACTGGCTTAGGTTGTTTACAAGACTCTGAGAAGTTCTTAGCGTCGATGCTTGCCAATGAGGAGGAATATCTTACGCCAACATCTTTCATTCAGTCAACGCATAATACCGTAGCAGCTCAAATAGCATTACATTTTCAATGTAGAGCTTATAACTTCACTTATGTAAATGGGGCGAATTCGTTCGAGTCGGCATTGTTCGATGGCTTACAACAGATTGAAGTCTTAGAGGCATCGAATGTATTAATTGGTGGAGTCGAAGAGACTTCCAGTTCTTTTGATGCTTTATTTCAGCTCGCAGGAAACTATAAAGCGGATATGACATCGATTGATTTTAAGCAACCCAATAGTGCAGGTGCCTGCCGATCGGAAGGAGCCAACTTTTTTGTGCTTTCAGCTAAGCAACTCCCCAGTTCCTACGCACAGTTGGTAGATGTACATTATTTTAATAAACCTAGGATTTCTGCACAAGTCGAGATAGAAGAGTTTCTAAATAGGAATCAACTGACGAGTAGCGATATCGATATTGTTTTTCTTGGCTATAATGCTGACGTGACCCAGCAACACTATTTTGACATATACGCCAATCTGTTTCCGCGAACTACGCTAGCTTACTATCAGCATATTTCTGGCTCATTTGATACCGCTTCTGCTTATGGTTTAAAAGTCGCTGTAGAAATACTGAAAAACCAGATTGTCCCTTCCTATTTGATGTATAATAACATTAAACCAATTCAGCTAAAAACAATCTTACTTATCAATCAGTCACAGGGTTTAGACCATAGTTTTGTATTAATCAAATCATGTTAA
- a CDS encoding beta-ketoacyl-[acyl-carrier-protein] synthase family protein yields the protein MQRGVAITGMGIVSSIGLSVEENLHSLVNRKTGISNLEHIASKHAGHLRVGEIKLSNTSFQELLQLPSDHSFTRGSLLGAFAAKQALLHAGITDIQSARTGFISATSVAGMDSTEKYFNRFSEEPSLRKYINSHHAGDSTNKIANYLGVRGMVSTISTACSSAANSIMLGSSLIERGKLDRVIVGGTDALSKFTINGFNSLMILSEKDNKPFDQNRNGLNLGEAAAYLVLESKDQVEKHSKTVLACLSGYGNANDAFHQTASSDNGEGAYLAIQKAIGKAQLHPQAIDYINVHGTATGNNDLSEGRALLRAFSPVPIFSSTKSFTGHTLAAAGAIEAVYSVLSLQSNLIFPTLNFETKMEEFDLVPNTALVQKEVNHVLSNSFGFGGNCSTLIFSKANGTMLY from the coding sequence ATGCAAAGAGGTGTCGCGATAACGGGAATGGGTATTGTTTCTTCGATTGGACTATCCGTGGAAGAAAACCTCCATTCGTTAGTCAATCGGAAAACGGGCATCTCTAATTTAGAACATATCGCCTCTAAACATGCAGGACATCTGCGTGTTGGCGAGATTAAGCTTAGCAACACCTCCTTTCAGGAGCTTTTGCAGCTCCCGAGTGACCACAGCTTTACGCGAGGCAGTCTCCTTGGCGCATTCGCAGCAAAACAAGCTTTGCTACATGCAGGGATAACGGATATTCAATCCGCTCGGACGGGATTTATTTCGGCGACAAGTGTTGCTGGTATGGACAGTACCGAGAAATACTTTAATCGATTTTCGGAAGAACCTTCGCTACGTAAGTATATTAACAGTCACCATGCTGGTGATAGTACCAACAAGATTGCTAATTATTTAGGTGTTCGCGGCATGGTCAGCACAATCTCGACTGCTTGCTCATCAGCGGCAAATTCAATCATGCTTGGCTCTTCACTCATTGAGCGAGGAAAACTAGACCGCGTCATTGTGGGCGGTACAGATGCCTTGAGTAAATTTACGATTAACGGCTTTAATAGTCTGATGATACTCTCTGAGAAAGACAATAAGCCTTTTGATCAGAATCGAAATGGTTTAAATCTAGGAGAAGCGGCCGCCTATCTCGTGCTGGAGTCAAAAGATCAGGTTGAAAAGCATAGTAAAACTGTTTTAGCTTGCCTAAGCGGCTACGGGAATGCCAATGATGCTTTCCATCAAACAGCATCGTCTGACAATGGAGAAGGTGCATATTTGGCTATCCAGAAGGCTATTGGGAAGGCACAACTTCACCCTCAGGCGATTGATTACATCAATGTACATGGCACCGCTACCGGCAACAACGATCTTTCCGAAGGTCGAGCTTTACTACGCGCATTTTCACCGGTTCCCATTTTTAGTTCAACAAAATCTTTTACTGGACATACCTTGGCCGCTGCGGGTGCAATTGAAGCGGTCTATAGTGTGCTTTCGTTGCAATCGAATCTGATCTTCCCTACCCTCAATTTTGAGACTAAGATGGAAGAGTTCGATCTTGTACCGAACACAGCGCTTGTTCAAAAAGAAGTAAATCATGTATTGTCCAATTCCTTTGGTTTTGGCGGTAATTGTTCCACTTTAATTTTTTCAAAAGCAAATGGAACGATGTTATATTAA
- a CDS encoding phosphopantetheine-binding protein translates to MAELKDLLKQQIIEVLNLEDIQVTDIQDEDALFGDGLGLDSIDALELIVLLDKEYGIKLSDPKEGKEIFKSINTLADFVEKNRSK, encoded by the coding sequence ATGGCAGAATTAAAGGATCTGTTAAAGCAACAGATAATTGAGGTTTTGAATTTAGAAGATATTCAAGTAACTGATATTCAAGATGAGGATGCATTATTTGGCGATGGCTTGGGCTTAGATTCCATTGATGCCTTAGAATTGATCGTCCTATTGGATAAAGAATATGGCATCAAACTATCGGATCCAAAAGAGGGCAAGGAGATATTTAAATCGATTAATACCTTGGCGGATTTCGTAGAGAAAAATCGCAGTAAATAG
- a CDS encoding beta-ketoacyl-[acyl-carrier-protein] synthase family protein, which translates to MHFISNSIVIRQATVSVNGAPYFKGQPSEFKDFAKELYQHLGITYPKFYKMDNLCKLAFLASEIVLKDQDGEDIALIFSSKEGSLDTDIQHQGHIQDENSFYPSPATFVYTLPNICIGEVSIRHQLKTESMFLLAEAYQTAYIQAYSDFLIESGKAKKVLCGWLRMLKDDYVAQFYLVEKQGNIAHQINNIEQILNK; encoded by the coding sequence ATGCATTTCATAAGCAATTCCATCGTAATCCGCCAAGCTACTGTTTCAGTAAATGGGGCTCCCTATTTCAAGGGGCAGCCCAGCGAATTTAAAGATTTTGCAAAAGAGCTTTATCAGCATTTGGGGATAACTTATCCTAAGTTTTACAAGATGGATAATTTATGTAAATTAGCCTTTCTAGCATCAGAAATCGTTCTTAAAGATCAGGATGGAGAAGATATCGCTTTGATATTTTCCAGTAAGGAAGGGAGCTTAGATACAGACATTCAACATCAGGGGCATATTCAGGATGAAAACAGCTTCTACCCTAGCCCTGCAACATTTGTCTATACGCTTCCGAATATTTGTATTGGTGAAGTTAGCATTAGACATCAATTAAAAACAGAGAGTATGTTCTTACTCGCCGAAGCATACCAAACAGCGTACATACAAGCATACAGTGATTTCTTAATCGAATCAGGAAAGGCAAAAAAAGTACTTTGCGGTTGGCTAAGGATGCTAAAAGATGATTATGTTGCGCAGTTTTATTTAGTGGAAAAGCAAGGTAACATAGCACATCAAATTAACAATATAGAGCAGATTTTAAATAAATAA
- a CDS encoding beta-ketoacyl synthase N-terminal-like domain-containing protein: MKKVYLQDSNILSPLGFTTAANFDAVFAGETSIKEHSIHSKLGNSYVSIFDQDRLANLFNQLGISNDSSRIEKLAIAALKPLIDKKAPGRKSLLVVTTTKGNIKALADSDELNTYIPSLAKHISNYFGFVTEPLTLSNACVSGLMALSLAKRYIQMGMFDDAYIVAFDEVSTFVQSGFQSFQAISTEACRPYDALRKGVSLGEAATACYISTEKNSDSIQIAADSSINDANHISGPSRTGEGLFLSIQKAMQEADISADEIDYIVGHGTATLYNDEMEAIAFNRAGLRNTPLASYKGNYGHTLAASGLLECILMATCLRKDTLLASKGFETLGTSEYINVLVNNMQAPIRTALKTASGFGGSNTALLLMKS; this comes from the coding sequence ATGAAGAAAGTCTACTTACAAGACTCTAACATCCTAAGCCCCTTGGGTTTTACTACTGCAGCGAATTTTGATGCAGTTTTCGCAGGTGAGACCAGTATAAAAGAACATAGCATCCATTCGAAACTAGGTAATAGCTATGTTTCGATTTTTGATCAGGATCGTCTTGCAAATTTGTTTAATCAACTGGGAATAAGTAATGATTCCTCAAGAATAGAAAAATTGGCTATTGCCGCTTTAAAACCGCTAATCGATAAAAAAGCACCAGGACGGAAAAGCCTTTTAGTCGTTACGACAACAAAGGGGAATATCAAGGCATTAGCCGATTCGGATGAATTAAATACGTATATCCCCTCTTTAGCAAAGCATATCTCCAATTATTTTGGCTTTGTCACGGAACCCTTGACGCTGAGCAACGCCTGTGTTTCTGGATTGATGGCACTTTCATTAGCGAAGCGCTATATTCAAATGGGGATGTTTGACGATGCTTATATCGTTGCCTTCGACGAAGTATCGACATTTGTTCAATCGGGATTTCAATCCTTTCAAGCGATTAGTACAGAAGCTTGTCGACCATATGATGCGCTGCGTAAAGGCGTTAGTTTAGGCGAAGCTGCCACAGCTTGTTATATTTCAACAGAGAAAAACAGCGATAGCATTCAAATTGCTGCTGATTCGAGTATCAATGATGCTAACCATATTTCGGGACCTTCCCGAACTGGAGAAGGACTATTCTTAAGTATTCAAAAAGCAATGCAGGAAGCGGATATCTCGGCAGATGAAATAGATTATATCGTCGGGCATGGCACTGCGACACTTTACAACGATGAAATGGAAGCTATTGCCTTCAACCGAGCAGGGTTAAGAAATACCCCACTTGCGAGTTATAAGGGCAATTATGGACATACGCTAGCTGCTTCTGGCTTACTCGAATGTATATTAATGGCAACCTGTTTGCGCAAGGATACGCTGCTTGCCAGTAAAGGATTTGAAACGCTAGGCACATCAGAATACATTAATGTGTTAGTTAACAATATGCAGGCTCCTATACGGACCGCACTGAAAACCGCTTCAGGATTTGGGGGAAGCAATACGGCTTTACTATTAATGAAAAGTTAA
- a CDS encoding acyl-CoA thioesterase: MNRRKERFRTDKILQHTEHFKVKFNETDALGIVWHGNYIGYFEDGREAFGRAFGISYKDIQEHGYATPIVKVLSEHQKPLRYADDAYIITTYVDCAAAKMIFNFEIYNAKDELVCTGETVQVFTDFAGNLSLTIPPFLESWKKKVGML; this comes from the coding sequence ATGAACAGAAGAAAAGAGCGATTTAGAACCGACAAGATATTACAGCACACCGAACATTTTAAGGTTAAGTTTAACGAGACTGACGCTTTGGGTATTGTATGGCACGGAAACTACATTGGCTATTTCGAAGATGGTAGAGAGGCTTTCGGACGAGCATTTGGGATATCGTATAAGGATATACAAGAGCATGGTTATGCAACCCCTATTGTCAAAGTTTTGAGTGAACATCAAAAGCCACTACGATATGCTGATGATGCTTATATCATCACGACTTATGTTGACTGTGCTGCTGCAAAGATGATTTTCAATTTTGAGATCTACAACGCGAAGGACGAGCTGGTATGTACCGGAGAGACGGTTCAAGTCTTTACCGATTTTGCGGGCAATCTCAGTTTGACTATTCCTCCCTTTCTTGAAAGTTGGAAAAAGAAAGTAGGCATGTTATGA
- a CDS encoding LpxL/LpxP family acyltransferase: MSQWDGKSKGTLLGYQIFVNIIKKLGVNAAYGLLIPVAFYYVIAYPSTARAMFYYYRKRQGFSLIKSLLALYRGYFVFGQVLIDKIALFAGLRNKFSFDFDGIEILKQLLAEKKGGILISGHIGNFEIAEKFFADIDFQQQIHIVAADQERTIIKDYLNAIAQEESKVNFIHIKDDMSHIFEITAALANNDLICLTGDRYFDYSKTMSAPLLGEDALFPAGTFMIASRLNAPIAFVYVMKEPNLHYHLYTRRAAPIKHRDAQAVLNAYTESMEQMLKRYPYQWFNFFDFWNAKKSK; encoded by the coding sequence ATGAGTCAATGGGACGGCAAATCTAAAGGTACCCTACTCGGCTACCAAATTTTCGTCAATATCATTAAAAAGCTTGGTGTAAATGCAGCATATGGGTTATTAATCCCTGTTGCGTTTTACTATGTTATTGCATATCCTAGTACAGCTAGAGCTATGTTCTATTACTATAGAAAGCGTCAAGGCTTTAGTTTAATAAAATCCTTGCTGGCACTATACAGAGGATATTTTGTATTTGGGCAAGTTTTGATTGATAAAATTGCGCTATTTGCCGGTCTACGCAACAAATTCAGTTTCGATTTTGATGGCATCGAAATCCTCAAGCAATTATTAGCTGAGAAAAAGGGTGGCATACTGATTAGCGGACATATTGGTAACTTTGAAATTGCGGAAAAATTCTTCGCTGATATCGATTTCCAGCAACAAATACATATTGTCGCCGCAGATCAAGAACGGACTATCATTAAGGATTACCTGAATGCAATCGCTCAAGAGGAATCTAAAGTCAATTTTATTCATATAAAGGACGATATGTCTCATATATTTGAGATTACCGCAGCTTTAGCAAACAATGATCTGATTTGTTTAACGGGCGACCGTTATTTTGACTATTCAAAAACCATGTCTGCACCACTCTTAGGAGAAGACGCTTTATTCCCTGCAGGTACGTTTATGATCGCCTCCAGATTGAATGCACCAATTGCTTTTGTCTATGTAATGAAGGAGCCCAATCTGCATTATCATTTATACACTCGTCGAGCAGCCCCAATTAAGCATCGCGATGCACAAGCAGTTTTAAATGCTTATACCGAAAGCATGGAACAAATGCTTAAACGTTATCCCTATCAATGGTTTAATTTTTTTGATTTCTGGAACGCTAAAAAATCAAAATAA
- a CDS encoding acyl carrier protein, which translates to MNIEIENIVNKINEILVEEFEVDEEVIAADKNLKDTLDLDSLDYVDLVVIIESNFGVKLVESDFTDVVSFQDFYNLIEQKIADKQA; encoded by the coding sequence ATGAATATAGAAATTGAAAACATCGTCAACAAGATTAACGAAATCCTAGTGGAAGAGTTTGAAGTTGATGAGGAGGTAATTGCTGCTGATAAAAACCTGAAAGACACACTGGATTTAGATAGCCTAGACTATGTTGATTTAGTGGTAATTATTGAGTCTAACTTCGGAGTTAAATTGGTAGAATCTGATTTTACAGATGTCGTTTCCTTTCAAGATTTCTATAACTTAATCGAACAAAAGATCGCAGATAAACAAGCCTAA
- a CDS encoding beta-ketoacyl-[acyl-carrier-protein] synthase family protein translates to MNNRVVITGMGIYSCIGTSLDEVRASLYAGKSGIVFDPERKEYGFRSALTGVVPTPELKALLHRRQRVTMGEETEYAYIATLEALREANISLESFNEREIGLIFGNDSVSKAIIDATDIVREKKDTALIGSGAIFKSMNSTVTMNLSTIFNVRGINMTISAACASGSHAIGLGHMMIKNGLQDLVICGGAQEINKYAMASFDGLGVFSAHESAPQKACRPFDANRDGLVPSGGAATIILESLESALKRNAPIFAEVVGYGFSSNGGHISTPNVEGPATAMRKALEQANMHASEIQYINAHATSTPVGDANEAQAIDEVFGETRPFVSSTKSMTGHECWMAGASEIVYSTLMMNHNFIAPNINFETADAYSSKLNIVTETKNQDFDVYLSNSFGFGGTNSAMIVKKFKL, encoded by the coding sequence ATGAATAACAGAGTGGTGATTACAGGTATGGGGATCTACAGCTGCATCGGGACTAGTCTTGATGAGGTGCGAGCATCGCTATACGCAGGAAAATCGGGAATTGTCTTTGATCCGGAGCGCAAGGAATATGGCTTTCGTTCGGCTTTAACCGGCGTTGTACCTACTCCAGAGTTAAAGGCTTTATTGCATAGACGGCAAAGGGTGACCATGGGTGAAGAAACCGAATACGCCTATATCGCAACATTGGAAGCACTTCGAGAAGCAAACATCTCCTTGGAGTCTTTTAATGAGCGTGAAATTGGGTTAATTTTCGGTAACGACAGTGTTTCTAAAGCAATCATCGATGCTACGGATATCGTCCGAGAAAAAAAGGATACCGCCTTGATTGGTTCAGGCGCAATTTTCAAATCGATGAACTCGACGGTTACGATGAATCTTTCCACTATTTTTAATGTGCGAGGTATCAATATGACCATTTCAGCAGCTTGTGCGAGTGGTTCACATGCTATCGGTTTAGGGCATATGATGATCAAAAATGGTCTGCAGGATTTAGTTATTTGTGGTGGCGCTCAAGAGATTAATAAATATGCGATGGCAAGTTTTGATGGATTAGGGGTTTTTTCGGCCCATGAATCAGCGCCACAGAAAGCTTGTCGTCCCTTCGACGCCAATCGGGACGGTCTTGTTCCGAGTGGAGGCGCAGCAACAATCATTTTGGAAAGCTTAGAAAGTGCGTTGAAACGAAATGCACCAATCTTCGCGGAAGTCGTTGGTTATGGTTTTTCTTCGAATGGCGGTCATATTTCGACCCCCAATGTAGAAGGCCCGGCAACAGCTATGCGAAAAGCATTGGAACAGGCTAATATGCACGCATCGGAAATACAGTATATCAATGCCCATGCAACCTCAACGCCCGTTGGCGACGCCAATGAAGCACAAGCAATTGATGAAGTTTTTGGTGAAACACGTCCTTTTGTGAGTTCTACAAAGTCGATGACAGGACATGAATGTTGGATGGCAGGCGCCAGTGAGATTGTTTATTCCACTTTGATGATGAATCATAACTTCATTGCTCCGAATATCAATTTTGAAACAGCGGACGCTTATTCTTCCAAATTGAATATCGTTACTGAAACGAAAAATCAAGATTTTGATGTATATTTGTCCAATTCTTTTGGTTTTGGCGGCACAAACTCCGCAATGATCGTTAAGAAGTTCAAACTATAG
- the fabG gene encoding 3-oxoacyl-ACP reductase FabG → MADIIKYVIVTGGSRGIGRAICKKLAEETDYHILINYHSNETAALETLAEVRAAGSNGEIIKFDVGQADEVKKALSQWEESHPDALVEVVVNNAGLTRDGLFMWMPLQDWNDVIQTSVGGFYHVTNHFIQKLLHNRYGRIINIVSVSGVKGTAGQTNYSAAKAAVIGATKALAQEIAKRNITVNAVAPGFINTDMTSNLDQKELKKLIPANRFGEAEEVADLVAFLASKKSSYITGEVININGGIYS, encoded by the coding sequence ATGGCAGATATAATAAAATACGTAATCGTAACTGGCGGATCTCGTGGGATTGGAAGAGCTATTTGTAAGAAACTAGCGGAAGAAACCGACTATCATATACTTATTAACTATCATTCGAACGAAACTGCGGCGCTAGAAACACTTGCTGAAGTACGCGCGGCAGGTTCAAATGGCGAAATCATCAAATTCGATGTAGGCCAAGCGGATGAAGTAAAAAAAGCACTATCGCAATGGGAAGAGTCACATCCCGATGCACTCGTTGAAGTCGTGGTAAATAATGCCGGACTTACGCGCGATGGCTTGTTTATGTGGATGCCTCTTCAAGACTGGAATGATGTTATTCAAACCAGTGTTGGAGGATTTTATCATGTAACGAATCATTTTATACAGAAGTTGTTGCATAATCGCTACGGCCGTATTATCAATATCGTTTCTGTTTCCGGCGTTAAAGGAACTGCTGGGCAGACGAATTACTCTGCGGCGAAAGCTGCAGTCATTGGAGCGACAAAAGCACTGGCGCAGGAGATCGCGAAGCGAAATATTACCGTGAATGCGGTTGCACCAGGCTTCATAAACACCGATATGACGTCCAATTTGGATCAAAAAGAATTGAAGAAATTAATTCCAGCAAATCGATTTGGGGAAGCTGAAGAAGTGGCGGATTTGGTCGCATTTTTAGCATCAAAAAAATCTAGCTATATTACTGGAGAAGTTATTAATATTAATGGAGGGATCTATTCATAA